A stretch of DNA from Acinetobacter sp. C26M:
CTATTGGTGGTGCACAGGCAGTTGCAGCATTGGCTTATGGAACACAAACCATTCCAGCGGTCGATAAAATTACGGGGCCGGGCAATCGATTTGTAGCAGCCGCAAAACGTGCGGTCTTTGGTCAAGTTGGTATCGACATGATTGCAGGACCTTCGGAGATTTTGGTCTATGCCGAAGGGGAAAATAATGCTGAATGGTTAGCCATGGACGTATTGTCTCAAGCTGAGCATGATACGGTTGCACAAGCGATTTTCATTACTCCCGACGAAACGCTGTTAAATGCAGTTGAAGCAGCGATTGAAAAGCATTTAACTGAATTACCAAAAGCCGAAATTGCCAAAACATCGATTCAAAATCGTGGTGCATTGGTGTTGGTAAAAGATCGTGCAGAAGCAGTTGAACTGATTAATCAGATTGCACCAGAGCATTTAGAATTATGTCTTGATGATGCTGAATTGATGAGTCAGGAGATTCGTCATGCGGGTGCAATCTTTATGGGACGTTATACCCCAGAAGCCATTGGTGATTATTGTGCTGGTCCAAACCATGTCTTACCGACATCGGGGACTGCACGTTTTTCTTCACCGCTCGGTGTTTATGATTTTCAAAAACGCTCTAGTTTGATCATGTGCTCTCAAGAGGGTGTGAAAAGCTTGGCAAAAGTAGCTGATGTTCTGGCAGTACAAGAAAATCTTGATGCCCATGCGCGTTCAGCCCGTTATCGTTACCAATAACTGATTCAAAGATTGATAGGGGCTGGTTAGCCCCTTTTTTAGGATACATGAGAGTAGAACAATGACGTTTACAGCAGAGCAAATGCGTTTTTGGAGCCCAGAGGTTCGTGAGTTAGAACCTTATGTACCAGGTGAGCAACCTAAAATTCAGAACTTACTCAAACTGAATACCAATGAAAATCCTTATCCACCATCACCAAAAGTGGTAGAAGCAGTCCAAGCTGTTTTAGCAGATCATGCTGATGCGTTACGTCTGTATCCCGACCCAGATGCGATGGCTTTAAAGCAGGCGATTGCCAAGCAGCAGCATGTTGATGTGGGACAAGTCTTTGTTGGTAATGGGTCGGATGAGGTATTGGCGCATATTTTTAAAGCGTTTTTTATTCAAAAAGAGCCAATTCTTTATCCCGACATTACCTATAGTTTTTATCCTGTTTATAGCCAATTTTTTGCAACGCAAACCAAGCAGATTCCTTTGAATGAAAAATTCGAAATTGATGTATCGGATTATGAGCAGGAAAATGGCGGGATCATCATTACTAATCCAAATGCGCCAACCAGCATTGCATTAGGATTAGCACAGATTGAGCAGGTGCTTAAGGCAAATCCAGATCGTGTGGTCGTGATTGATGAAGCCTATGTCGATTTTGGTGCTGAGTCTGCGGTGCAATTGGTCAATCGCTATGAAAATTTAGTGGTTTGCCAAACGACATCTAAGTCTCGTTCACTGGCGGGCTTACGCGTTGGTTTTGCCATTGCACAAGCACATTTGATTGCGGCACTTGAAGCAGTCAAAAATAGTTTTAACTCCTATCCAATTGATCGTTTTGCAATAGCCGCCGCCGTAGCTTCATTCGAAGATCAAGCTTATTTTGAAGCGCAATGTGCCAAAGTGATTGAGAGCCGAGAAAAATTAGTGACTGACCTCACTGCCTTGGGCTTTGAGGTATTACCTTCGAAAGCCAATTTTATCTTTGCTACACATCCGCAACATGATGCTGCTCAGTTGTCTCAACAATTGCGTGAACAGGGGATTATTGTGCGTTATTTCAATAAGCCGCGCATTAATCAATTCTTGCGTATCACGATTGGTACAGATGAACAAAACCAGCGTTTAGTCGATACGCTTAAAACACAAATTTTATAAATCTGTATTGAGTCTTATTGTTCAGATCTCTGCCATGTATTGAGCAAATCAAGCATGGCAGAAATTTTATCAAAGCATTCTTGATACTCTGCTTCTGCATCAGAAGCAATGGTGATGCCACCACCCGCCCACATGGATAATTGATTTTGATATTTTTGAATACTGCGAATCAAGATATTCCAACTACCTGTACCATCGAAATTAAAATAACCTAAGCTGCCACAATAAGCACCACGCGGCGCACCTTCTAATTCTTCAATGATTTGCATGGCACGAATCTTCGGTGCACCTGTGATTGAACCACCGGGTAGTGCAGACAATAACATTTGCATTGGATTGATTTCAGCTTTTAAGGTCGCGGTAATCTCGCTGACCATGTGATGAACTTGATTAAAGCTTTCAATTTCAAATAATTTGGTTGTTTCAACAGAGCCTGTTTCCGCATAGACACTCAAGTCATTGCGGAGCAAATCTACAATCATGACATTCTCTGCCTGATCTTTTTCAGATTGACTGAGTTTGTCCTTTGAGATCTGATCTTGCTGTGGATCATCAAAGCGTGGCATCGTGCCTTTAATTGGGCGCGTTTTAATTTCTCGATTGTTTTTAAACTCAATGAAGAGCTCAGGAGAGCAACTAAGCAATTCAAAATCGTTGATTTTGAGATAACCAGCATAAGGTGCTTGGGTGAGTTCCCATAAATCATTAGCACGGCTTAAGAGAGAACCTTGTACATGTGCTGTAAATTCTTGAGTGAGGTTAATTTGATAACAATCACCTGCTTTGATGTATTCCTGTACTTGATGAAAAGCATTTAAATATTCAGATTTAGACCAACGAGGACGGCATTGTTTGTCTAAAGAAAGTGCTGGCATTTGTTTGGGCTCATTGACCCGATTCAAAATTTCTTGATAAATATACTCAGCTTGATCTTCATTACTATAAAAGTACCAAGCATCTTCTTGAAATTTTAAAAAGCTTGAGTATTGACCCAAGAAAAAACTTGGCTGTGGATGTGCATCAATCTCAATGAATTGATCGGCACTATAGTCATAGCTAAAAAAGCCAATGTATCCACCATTAAAGCTATTATTACGATTAGATGTTGGCGCGTGGTGAAACTTAGAAAACTCTATCAGTGAAATTGCTTCATTGTTGCGTCTATATTGATTGAATTGTATTTGTTGAAATTGCTGAAGCTTAGCTTGTTGAAAAATTAAAAAAACTTGAGGTAAAAAGGCAATGACAGGTGTGCCTTGGTCATGCAAATAAACCAATCCAGTTAAATCATACAGTCGGGACAGAAGCTCAAATGCAGAAGTGAGTTGCGTATTAAGCTTTTGCTGAAAATAAGACATAAAAAGGGAATACTTGCGCTGCATTTAGAGAGCGAAATTGTACTACATTCAAAAATATCAAACTTATGTTTAGCCTGCTGTTTGATTAAAAAACTGATGTTTCTAAGGTTCGATTGCGTAGATGGAATAAATGATGTATTTATCAAATTAGTATAAATAAAGCATTATTGTTAACACTTCCGATCTGAACTTTAGCGACGATAAATGGTGAATAGATTAGAGTTTAGATTTGATGTTCAAAAAATTATGATAAAAATCATCAATAATTACATATTGTTGTAATATTTTTTTAAAATAGTTGCTGTTGAGTGTTTTATATGCCGTTTGTCGGTTTGTGGATAAAAAGCAGTTAACAGGAGTTGAACATAAAATAACAAACAGGTAATTTAGTAATTGCTAAGCGAACTACTCAAGGATTGGAAGTTCAAGTTGTCATTTAAGAATAAAACGACCGTGGACAGTTTAGAGTAGTGTAAGTCAAAAAATAAATGCTCTTGGGAGAGTGCTCAATGAAAATGTTTACTAAACTAGCTTTAGTTTCTTCAATGGCGATTAGCGCAAATGCAATGGCTTTGCAGTCAATGGATGATGCTGCACTAAGCGCTGCAACAGGTCAAGATGGTATTAATCTTGGTATCGGAATTTCAAAAATTGAAATCGATAAAGTCTTAATTCATGATAATGATGGTTTAGCTACTAGCGCAACAATTGGCGGTGGTACATCTAGTCCAACAAACCCTACGATTACTGGTGGTTCGGCAACTGCTGGTGCGATTATTGTCAATAATATTAAAATCTCGGCTCCGGAAGCAGTTGATGCGAATGGCGTGGGTACTGGTAGCTATGATACATCACGTATGTTAGCAACTGGCAATTTAGCAGATATTCGTATTGACTCAGATGCTGGTACGGGTACTGGTAATACAGCATTCTTGAATGTTGCTGCAAAAGTATCAGGTTTAGATATCAAAATCGGTGAAATTGGTGTTTCTGCTTCAACTGGTGGTAATACTGGTACAGCAGGTGCTTCTGGTACAGGCATTCGTCGTGGTAATGATACTGCTAACTATAATGCAATTTTATCTGGTTTAACTTTAAAAACTGGCCAAATGAATGCAAATATTCAGTTGGGTGCCGCTCCTCAAGGTGCGATGATCGTATTAAATACCAAAATGGTTGGTGGTTTAGAAATTAAAGATCTTGGTATTTTAGATAACTCTACAAATGGTGCTACGATTGCGACAGGCGTAACGACTACTGCTGCTGGTGAAATTCGTCTTGATAGTATCAAAGTTGCTGATGCAAGTGGTGCGGATTTGTCTGTAGATGCTAAAGTGAGTGTTTATGGTCAAAGCGCTGCGAATGCTGGCTTCTTGAAAATTGTGACAGGCACAACAAGTCCTGGAACAGACGTTTATATTAAGGGTGTTCATTTAGGTAGTGCTACTGCTGCATCAATTGGTGATGTAGAAGTTCAAGGTATGCGTACTTATTACAATCCATCTCATACTTTTGGTGGTGATACGACGGGTACAGCAATTACAATTTCTGGTCACTAATCTGTTACCAAAACAAAAAAAGCGCATAAAGCGCTTTTTTTGTTTTTATTTAAGTAAAATGCCAATAAATAAATTAACGAACGAGTTATTTGCAAAATCGATAACAAAGTTTAATAGATTAATTTTCTATTTTTTCAAGTCTTAGAAATAATTCATTGTTGTAAAAAAGTTTCATTAAAGAATGGAATTGTTTAATTGTGGGCTTATTTATAAAAAAAATAACATTCCGTCAAAAAAAACTAAAAAAAAGATGTATTTTTTTATAAAAAAAGGTATCTTCAACTTGCAGGGATGGAGTGTCGTAGACACTAAAAATAAAATGAATAAGGCAAGTGCTGCCATTGTTAGAAAAAGAGACTTATGTTAGAGATCGCTTTAGGCTCGGCATTGATGTATTACTTTACAACGCAAGCCTTTGAAATAGAAAAAAAACCAGAAGGGACTGTATTCTATACAGAAACTTTGGATTCTCGTAACCCCTCGTTTACACGAAACCATCGTGAAGCAGTTGTGATTAAACCGGCTGTAGAGGAGCAATTCCGTGGAATTGTACGCCAAGCTTATGATTATAGCTGTGGTTCCGCTGCATTAACGACCTTATTAAATGGTTATGGCGGTTTACAATTAACTGAACAGCAAACAATGAGCGGTCTACTCCAATATGGAGAGTATCAGCGTATTATCGAGCGTCGAAGTTTCTCCTTATTGGATATGAAGCGTTTTGTCTCTGCTTTAGGGATTAATAGTGGCGGCTATCGTGGGGAATTCTCTGATCTTACCTCGTTGAAACAACCAGCGATTGTTCCTATTACCTATGCTGGCTTTAAACATTTTGTAGTATATAAAGCGTATAAAGATGGAAGGGTTTATGTTGCAGATCCTGCATTAGGAAATATTAGTTTCGATGAAAATCGATTTAAAGAAATTTGGGATAACAATACATTATTTATTGTTGATATTCCTCAGCAATATCAAAAGAGCTTATTAGCATTGCAAGATGCTGATATGCGTCATGTAGAGGACGCAACAGTAAATCGCTATGCCCTTGCTGAAATTCAGTTTCCAACTCAAAAATTGGAGCGCCTTGCCGATAAGGCTTCAACGATGCGTAGAGTATTGGATGCCGATCCTAAGTCAGCAACTTATAACCAACCAATTACGACCTATATGCGCTTATATTACAAGCGGAAGTAAGTTTATAAAAATCAGTAAAATTAATGTAATAGGATGCAAAGTAAAATGAATCATACATGGATGAGAATGAGTGTGTTAGCCTTAAGTTTAAGTGCGATCACATCAACACTTTACGCAGCAGAACAACAACCTACTACTGACTCTGTAGCATCTGGTGCAGATCAAGTGTCGGCAGCGGAAGGACAGGGGAATGCGGTTGCTGAACATTCAGCAAATCCAGTTGTGGAAACTAGCTCGGTTGCTGAAGGAAGTCAGGCTGATCAGGCTGCGAGTGCTTTACAGAAAAAAGAAAGTGATGCAACTCAAGAAACAAATTTACAAGAAGTATTCACTTCCAATGAACGTCAATATTCATTAATTAAGAAAGGTATTTTTTCGTCTTATTATGATTTGGACTATACCTACTATCGTGATAGCCGTCTTGATTTAGCATTAAATGATAGCAATAGTTCACTGTCGAGATTGCGCATAGAAGAGGATGCAAATCACACTTTAACCAATACGTTTACGGTTCAGTATGGTTTATTGGACAATGTGACATTATCTGCTTCATTGCCTTTTGTGGCAAAAAAAGATCTGTTGAACGATCAAACAACGGCTGGCTTAGGTGATATTAATTTTGGCGCACGTTGGGAGCCATTTCCTTTAAAACAAGGGCGTTTGCCATTAGTTTTATTCGGAAGCCTATCATCTAAAACTGGCGATAGCCCTTATGAAGTAGGTGCCACTGAGTTATCAACGGGTAAGGGATATTATTCTGTTGGCGCTGGTGCGAGTACACGTAAATATATCGATCCTGTAGTGTTATTTGCCTCAGTTTCTACAAGTTACGGTCTAAAAGAGTCTGGTTTAAACCAGCTTCGTGGTGAGAGGATCTTGGAAAGTTTTGATCCAGGGTTAAGTGGTGGATTCTCTTTTGGTTTTGCTTACTCCTTTAACTATGATGTGTCTTTGACTATGTCATATCAACAAAGCTTCAATACTGGGGCGAAATTCTATTTTAAGGATAATTCGAGCTACCAATCTGCCGATCAAAGTAGTGCAATGTTGTCATTTGCTTTGGGCGTGCGTGTATCTCCAGAGACAATTGTAAATGGTACTGTAGGGATTGGTCTAACTGAGGATGCACCTGATGTTTCATTAGGTTTATCTTTCCCGCTTGATATCATAGGTTTTGGTAAAAAAGTTCGTTAAGGAGATGTAATAATGGTGAAACACCTTAAATTATGTCCATTAACGATAGCAATCTTTTTTGCTGGGCTATCGAGTGCCACACATGCACAACTCGGACAAGACTTATCGGTAGATTTACGTTCTTTGGCGTTAGGTAATGCTGTTACTGCGGACCCTCCTGGAATTAGCGCAGTTCACTTTAACCCTGCCGCACTTGCTAAATTAGATGGTTTGCAAACAGATGTGCAGGGGATTCTGGCTAATTTTGCAATTAAACGGGATTATTCAGCACCAGGTGGGTATAACGTCTTTGGTTATTCAGATGATCCACTTGTATGTAATGACGGTCCAGAAGTCGATGCAAATATTTGTACTGATTTTAAAGGTACTGTGAGTGGTGATGTTGAATATGCCAGTATTTATGTACCTGTTTTAAAGAAAATCGTAGATTTAGGACCGAACTCGCCTTTAGCTGCGCCGACGGCAGGTATTTCTTATAAACCTCCTGGCTCTAAAGTAACTTACGCAACGGCTATTTATGCACCGCTTGTTGCTGGTTTTGGTGCCGAAGATGGTAATCCAAGTAACTATATGGGACAGCAGGTTGCATTAGAACGTATTACTTATTTGTCGCCTTCATTTGGTTATCAGGTAAATGATAATCTATATCTAGGGGCATCATTTGGAATGTCCTACCAAGCCATTGCGATGAAAACTGATTTACGTTTCCCTAATGAGTTAATTGGGGTATTACGTATGGTTGATGAGGTGGTCTGTGGACCATTCAAAGAAAATGGCGATATTATTACGGATTTGTTACTTTTTGGTATGTGTAATGCTAAAGAGGGAATGAACCCGTTTAGTAAAGTTGGTGCTTTAGATGTATCACTTGAGCAGTCATTAAGCCCAAGCTATAACTTAGGCTTGCTTTGGGAACCTACGGATGATTTTAGTTTCGGTATGGTTTATCAGAGTGAAGCAAAAATGCGTTTGCATGGGAAATACTTAATTAATGTGGCCCAAGCACCTCGAGATTTGATTGCGGGATTAAACTCATCTGCAACAGGCCAAATTCTGGCGGCAATTCTAGGATTCCCAAGTTATGCGCCTGCCGTTGAGTCTGGTTTATTAGCAATGGATTTTAAATATCCGCAACATTTTAAAGCTGGGATTAAGTATAAGATATTTCCTGATTTACAAATGAATTTTGATTTGGGATGGACGGATTTCTCGGCATGGGATAAGTTTAGATTTGAATTCGATCGGCAAATTTCACTATTAAAAGTTGCTAAATTATTGTCAGCAGACGTAACGGATCGATCACTGGCTTTACCATTAAAATTTCAGTCTTCTTGGCGTTGGGGGATTGGCTTTGAGTACTCTGCAACAGATCGTTTGAAGTTACGTATGGGTTATGAACCTCGAACTAGTTCAATCCCTGACGATAAACGAAATACGATGGTACCGATTAATAATGCACAATTATTTGGTCTAGGTCTTGGATATCGTTTTGATCAGGATACAGATATCGATTTATCTATTGGTTTCTTACGTAGTCGTGATGATATTCCTGCAAATACAAGTAGTCTATCCAATAAAACAGGGGTCGATAACTTGTTATTAAACCCTTATGCTGGCTTAAATGTGAAAACAAATACAAAAGTAACTTTACTTGGAATTAACTACAGAACTCGATGGTAATGCAAAATAAAAGGACTCAACAATCAGCACTTGCTATTTCATTATTATTTTTAATGGTATCAAGTGTCTCGACTGTTTATGCGGATGGTTTCTATACGATTATTGGTCCAGATGGTCGTCCAATGGTTGTGCCTATGAAATTGGGGAAAAAAGAAGCAGAGCCTCGTAAGCAGCAACAGGAACTTCATGTTGAAAAAACATCGCAACCAACTATTGATAAGACCAACACAATAGAGAGAGTAATTGTACCTCTTGAACAGAAACGGGCGGTAGAATCGCCTAAGTCACTTCAAACCAAGCAAGCTCAACAGAGTACAATTACAAAAAATATAATTGAGCCAGAAGTCTCACAGCCTAAAATAGTGCCCAAAGTTATTGAGCAAGCAGCTGATTCATCTAAAGCAATGAAGATGATCAATAAGGATTCTGAAACAAAATCTTCAACACAAGCGAAGAAATTCAATGAGACTCGGGCATCTTCAAGCTCCTTACCGACAAAGATACCAACAATTGAAAAAGCACCAACAGTTGTAGAAAAAGTACCATTAACTAAAAGTGCTCCAATTTCTTCAAATCAAGTTGCCTCAGCAGTTGGATTTAATCAGATTGATGGTGTTGACTATGTCAATAATGAATATTTAGAAAATCAAGAATTTAATTTAGATGGTAAAAAACGTTTTTATACCATGCCTGATGGCACAGGTCGTTTGGAGACGATTGAACGTAAAAAAGGAGTGAGTCGTTCAGTTCTAGATAAACTGTTGAATCGTTCGCAACAGTCGGCAGCTTCAATAGCTTTATCAGGGACCTATGTGCGTTTATCGAGTGAAGATTTAAAAGCTGCCTTTGAAAATGATCGTTGTTTTTTAGATGGTTATAAGAAGTCGATCAAAACACTTGCACTGAAAAAAGATGTTGGGCTTTGGCCTCGCAAGCCACTTAAGGAAAAGTTTGAATATGAATTGGTCAAACTGGCTCCCTCAATTCAATATATGCAAATTGATTCATATGCTTCTAACACTCAAAAACCAGTTTATTACTGGCCTTTAGTTGTATTCTTAGATGATAAGGGCTGTATTGAAGAAGGTGTGAGTGGATTTAAAAATAGTGCAACTGCTGCGACTGTGTTACAACATTCAGGTATCCAAGGTGTGATAAAAGTACCGGAAGGTGTCCATTATATGCTGATGACCCCATTAGCATCAGCCGTTGATGTTTCTGAACAAGAACTTTCAAATCAAGGACAGATAAAAATTTCTGTTTTACAGTAATCATGGATAGGATTAACCAATGATGAACAAAAAAATATTATTGCCATTTGCATTTTCAACTTTGGCTATTCTGTTACATGGTTGTGGTGGTGAAAGTAGTAAAATCAATGAAGATCCAACAAAAGGTGTAACAGGGGTTACCTCGAATACGAGTTGTAATGTGACAGCAGATGATTGTCTACAGTTTGTATTGGACTATCCTATTGCTGGGTTAAACTTTGATTGTAGTAGTGATAAGGTCAATCACTTTGCAACAAAATTGGATGGTAATATTGTTACAGGCGCTTGTAAATTAGGCGACAGTGTTACTTTTTATATTCAAGGTGCCCAGAGTCCTCGAAAAATTAGTTTAGGCACTATTCAGTTAGATAATATTTCTAAAATTAAATTAGCATTGTATCCACGTATCCGTGTTATAGACTTCGCTGCTGCTCTTACGGGTAAACAAGCTTCATTAAATATAAATGATGAAACCATACGTGTTGCTATGGCATTAGTGAAAATTTTTCAAAGTGTTGGACTAGAGCAAGACCATAATGTTGTAGGAGATATTCAACCAACAGCAATTAGTGATGAGAAAAAGCAGAAATTATCTGCTATAAGCAAAGATGTTGGGGTTGCTGAACTCGCGAGTGGTGAATATGTTGATATTTTGAAACCTTGGTTGGATGTAAGCCCTGTTTCTAATGAGCAAGCCTTTACAATGGTGACTCAACTTTTAAATTTGAGCAATGCCGGAATTTGGCAAGCAGATTTACCAATTTACAAAGCAGGTAGCGATGGTACGGTTACTCAGACCCTGAGTGGTAGTGGCGTACGACCAGATGGTTTCTTTGGGTGTAATAAAGCCGTCTATTTGGATTGTATGAAGGCAAGCAGTAGCTTATTACATTCTATGGGACGTTTCTTTTTACTCTCTGACCGTCAGGGTTACACACTTGGTTCTGGTCAACAATGG
This window harbors:
- the hisD gene encoding histidinol dehydrogenase → MRRLSTQDQNFKQTFAELLAFETVNDPQLVQTVDQIIADVRQHGDDHVLKLTQQFDRHPAHQFSDLELTQTQLKTAFDGLSVEIREALELAAKRIRSFHQAQKQEGWTYVDELGNTLGQKVTPLDRVGIYVPGGLASYPSSVLMNALPAHVAGVPEIIMVVPAPNGELNPLVLAAAYLAGVSRVFTIGGAQAVAALAYGTQTIPAVDKITGPGNRFVAAAKRAVFGQVGIDMIAGPSEILVYAEGENNAEWLAMDVLSQAEHDTVAQAIFITPDETLLNAVEAAIEKHLTELPKAEIAKTSIQNRGALVLVKDRAEAVELINQIAPEHLELCLDDAELMSQEIRHAGAIFMGRYTPEAIGDYCAGPNHVLPTSGTARFSSPLGVYDFQKRSSLIMCSQEGVKSLAKVADVLAVQENLDAHARSARYRYQ
- the hisC gene encoding histidinol-phosphate transaminase; translation: MTFTAEQMRFWSPEVRELEPYVPGEQPKIQNLLKLNTNENPYPPSPKVVEAVQAVLADHADALRLYPDPDAMALKQAIAKQQHVDVGQVFVGNGSDEVLAHIFKAFFIQKEPILYPDITYSFYPVYSQFFATQTKQIPLNEKFEIDVSDYEQENGGIIITNPNAPTSIALGLAQIEQVLKANPDRVVVIDEAYVDFGAESAVQLVNRYENLVVCQTTSKSRSLAGLRVGFAIAQAHLIAALEAVKNSFNSYPIDRFAIAAAVASFEDQAYFEAQCAKVIESREKLVTDLTALGFEVLPSKANFIFATHPQHDAAQLSQQLREQGIIVRYFNKPRINQFLRITIGTDEQNQRLVDTLKTQIL
- the pabB gene encoding aminodeoxychorismate synthase component I, which codes for MSYFQQKLNTQLTSAFELLSRLYDLTGLVYLHDQGTPVIAFLPQVFLIFQQAKLQQFQQIQFNQYRRNNEAISLIEFSKFHHAPTSNRNNSFNGGYIGFFSYDYSADQFIEIDAHPQPSFFLGQYSSFLKFQEDAWYFYSNEDQAEYIYQEILNRVNEPKQMPALSLDKQCRPRWSKSEYLNAFHQVQEYIKAGDCYQINLTQEFTAHVQGSLLSRANDLWELTQAPYAGYLKINDFELLSCSPELFIEFKNNREIKTRPIKGTMPRFDDPQQDQISKDKLSQSEKDQAENVMIVDLLRNDLSVYAETGSVETTKLFEIESFNQVHHMVSEITATLKAEINPMQMLLSALPGGSITGAPKIRAMQIIEELEGAPRGAYCGSLGYFNFDGTGSWNILIRSIQKYQNQLSMWAGGGITIASDAEAEYQECFDKISAMLDLLNTWQRSEQ
- a CDS encoding DUF6160 family protein, which gives rise to MKMFTKLALVSSMAISANAMALQSMDDAALSAATGQDGINLGIGISKIEIDKVLIHDNDGLATSATIGGGTSSPTNPTITGGSATAGAIIVNNIKISAPEAVDANGVGTGSYDTSRMLATGNLADIRIDSDAGTGTGNTAFLNVAAKVSGLDIKIGEIGVSASTGGNTGTAGASGTGIRRGNDTANYNAILSGLTLKTGQMNANIQLGAAPQGAMIVLNTKMVGGLEIKDLGILDNSTNGATIATGVTTTAAGEIRLDSIKVADASGADLSVDAKVSVYGQSAANAGFLKIVTGTTSPGTDVYIKGVHLGSATAASIGDVEVQGMRTYYNPSHTFGGDTTGTAITISGH
- a CDS encoding C39 family peptidase, whose product is MLEIALGSALMYYFTTQAFEIEKKPEGTVFYTETLDSRNPSFTRNHREAVVIKPAVEEQFRGIVRQAYDYSCGSAALTTLLNGYGGLQLTEQQTMSGLLQYGEYQRIIERRSFSLLDMKRFVSALGINSGGYRGEFSDLTSLKQPAIVPITYAGFKHFVVYKAYKDGRVYVADPALGNISFDENRFKEIWDNNTLFIVDIPQQYQKSLLALQDADMRHVEDATVNRYALAEIQFPTQKLERLADKASTMRRVLDADPKSATYNQPITTYMRLYYKRK
- a CDS encoding outer membrane protein transport protein: MKHLKLCPLTIAIFFAGLSSATHAQLGQDLSVDLRSLALGNAVTADPPGISAVHFNPAALAKLDGLQTDVQGILANFAIKRDYSAPGGYNVFGYSDDPLVCNDGPEVDANICTDFKGTVSGDVEYASIYVPVLKKIVDLGPNSPLAAPTAGISYKPPGSKVTYATAIYAPLVAGFGAEDGNPSNYMGQQVALERITYLSPSFGYQVNDNLYLGASFGMSYQAIAMKTDLRFPNELIGVLRMVDEVVCGPFKENGDIITDLLLFGMCNAKEGMNPFSKVGALDVSLEQSLSPSYNLGLLWEPTDDFSFGMVYQSEAKMRLHGKYLINVAQAPRDLIAGLNSSATGQILAAILGFPSYAPAVESGLLAMDFKYPQHFKAGIKYKIFPDLQMNFDLGWTDFSAWDKFRFEFDRQISLLKVAKLLSADVTDRSLALPLKFQSSWRWGIGFEYSATDRLKLRMGYEPRTSSIPDDKRNTMVPINNAQLFGLGLGYRFDQDTDIDLSIGFLRSRDDIPANTSSLSNKTGVDNLLLNPYAGLNVKTNTKVTLLGINYRTRW
- the filE gene encoding putative pilus assembly protein FilE, whose amino-acid sequence is MQNKRTQQSALAISLLFLMVSSVSTVYADGFYTIIGPDGRPMVVPMKLGKKEAEPRKQQQELHVEKTSQPTIDKTNTIERVIVPLEQKRAVESPKSLQTKQAQQSTITKNIIEPEVSQPKIVPKVIEQAADSSKAMKMINKDSETKSSTQAKKFNETRASSSSLPTKIPTIEKAPTVVEKVPLTKSAPISSNQVASAVGFNQIDGVDYVNNEYLENQEFNLDGKKRFYTMPDGTGRLETIERKKGVSRSVLDKLLNRSQQSAASIALSGTYVRLSSEDLKAAFENDRCFLDGYKKSIKTLALKKDVGLWPRKPLKEKFEYELVKLAPSIQYMQIDSYASNTQKPVYYWPLVVFLDDKGCIEEGVSGFKNSATAATVLQHSGIQGVIKVPEGVHYMLMTPLASAVDVSEQELSNQGQIKISVLQ